The genomic window CCACGTCTAGTTCGTACTCAAATTGGTGCTAGCCTTGAAGAGTTAACGGACAATGAGTTAATGCCAGGTGAAGTTCGTCTTATTTCTGGTTCTGTGTTAGCTGGTGTTCATGCATCAGGTCCCCATGCTTACCTTGGCCGTTACCATCAGCAGGTTTCCGTTCTTCGTGAAGGTCGTGATAAAGAGCTATTCGGCTGGGCTATGCCGGGCAAGAACAAGTTCTCTGTTACTCGGTCATTCCTTGGTCACATGTTTAAAGGTCAGTTGTTCAACATGACAACGACAACAAACGGCAGTGATCGCGCGATGGTTCCAATTGGTAACTACGAGAAGGTCATGCCATTAGATATGGAGCCGACTTTGCTGCTTCGTGATCTATGCGCTGGTGACGTTGATAGTGCGCAAGCACTTGGTGCACTAGAGCTAGATGAAGAAGATTTAGCACTGTGTACCTTTGTATGTCCAGGTAAGTACGAGTACGGTCAGCTACTTCGTGAATGCCTAGATACAATTGTGAAGGAAGGGTAATTTTCATGGGCCTTAAAAAGTTTATTGAAGACATCGAGCATCATTTTGAACCCGGTGGTAAGCATGAAACGTGGTTTGCGCTTTACGAAGCTGCAGCAACACTTTTCTACACACCAGGTACTGTTACAAAGAAAAGCTCGCATGTCCGTGATAGCGTCGACTTAAAACGCATCATGATCATGGTTTGGCTTGCGGTATTCCCAGCAATGTTCTGGGGTATGTACAACGCAGGCGGACAAGCTATCGCCGCACTAAACCACATGTATTCCGGTGCTGAACTGGTTTCTATCATTGATGGTAACTGGCACTACTGGTTCACCGAAATGCTAGGAGCCACCTTAGGTTCCGATGCAGGTTGGGGCAGTAAGATGCTCTTGGGTGCGACTTACTTCCTACCTATCTATGCAACGGTATTTCTCGTTGGTGGTTTCTGGGAAGTACTGTTTTGTATGGTGCGTAAGCATGAAGTCAACGAAGGTTTCTTTGTTACTTCTATCTTATTTGCGCTTATTGTTCCGCCAACGCTTCCTCTTTGGCAAGCGGCTCTGGGTATTACTTTCGGTGTTGTTGTTGCCAAAGAGATCTTTGGTGGCACGGGTCGTAACTTCTTGAACCCTGCGCTTGCCGGTCGTGCGTTCCTATTCTTTGCATACCCTGCACAGATTTCAGGTGACGTAGTTTGGACTGCTGCTGACGGTTTTTCTGGTGCAACGGCTCTTAGCCAATGGGCTCAAGGCGGTGGTAGTGCACTAATGAACGTAACATCGGGTGAAGCAATCACTTGGATGGATGCATTCGTTGGTAACATTCCTGGTTCTATCGGTGAAGTTTCAACGCTTGCACTTATGATTGGTGCAGCAATGATCGTTTACATGGGCATTGCTTCATGGCGCATCATTGCGGGTGTTATGGTCGGTATGATTGCAGTATCAACACTATTTAACGTGATTGGTTCTGACACGAACGCAATGTTTAGCATGCCTTGGCATTGGCACCTAGTTTTAGGTGGCTTCGCATTCGGTATGTTCTTCATGGCGACTGACCCAGTATCGGCTTCATTTACCAATAAAGGTAAGTGGTGGTACGGCATCCTCATCGGCGCAATGTGTGTAATGATTCGTGTCGTTAACCCGGCATATCCAGAAGGCATGATGCTTGCGATTCTATTCGCAAACCTATTTGCTCCTCTGTTTGACCACGTTGTAATCGAGAAGAACATTAAGCGGA from Vibrio artabrorum includes these protein-coding regions:
- a CDS encoding NADH:ubiquinone reductase (Na(+)-transporting) subunit B, translated to MGLKKFIEDIEHHFEPGGKHETWFALYEAAATLFYTPGTVTKKSSHVRDSVDLKRIMIMVWLAVFPAMFWGMYNAGGQAIAALNHMYSGAELVSIIDGNWHYWFTEMLGATLGSDAGWGSKMLLGATYFLPIYATVFLVGGFWEVLFCMVRKHEVNEGFFVTSILFALIVPPTLPLWQAALGITFGVVVAKEIFGGTGRNFLNPALAGRAFLFFAYPAQISGDVVWTAADGFSGATALSQWAQGGGSALMNVTSGEAITWMDAFVGNIPGSIGEVSTLALMIGAAMIVYMGIASWRIIAGVMVGMIAVSTLFNVIGSDTNAMFSMPWHWHLVLGGFAFGMFFMATDPVSASFTNKGKWWYGILIGAMCVMIRVVNPAYPEGMMLAILFANLFAPLFDHVVIEKNIKRRLARYGKQ